The region TTGCAAATTCTTCACACAGCTCAGGTGTTGGAAGCTTTGTTCTACGGAAGTGAATCAGTTTGAAGATAATCAGCGACAGTCCTCCTACTGAGAAAAAGAGAAGAGTAGCCATTACTGGACCACCGTGTAGGAGAAGTTCTATATAATTCATGAGCATGTATAAGCTGTCCGGAACCCGTGACTACCTCTCAGGGAATTCCTTGGTTTATCGCTTGCTGATTGAACGGTAACCGCATTAACAACCCCCGCTACACATCATCAAGTACCTTATTGGTATACCAAGCAAGAGGTCTATATGCAATGCGAGGGGGTGTTTTTTCTAAAAATCAGGCAAAGACACCTCTTTTATTCGCCTTTGAACCACTTAAGCACCTGTTCTGGATGGCTCTCTGCCTTTGGTACCCGCTTCCAATGCTTCTCAACCTTTCCATCGGGACCAATGATGGTTGTTGAGCGAATAGTGCCCACAGTTTTCTTTCCGTACATATTTTTCTCTCCCCATGCCCCGTACTTTTCCATGGTGGCTCCATTGGGGTCGGATAGAAGCACGAAGGGAAGCTTAAATTTTTCAATGAATGCATCATGCGACTCAAGTGAGTCGCGGCTTACGCCAAGTATGACGGCGTTCTTTCTTGAAAATTGGCTTTTAAGCTTTTTGAAATTACACGCTTCCTTTGTGCAGCCAGGAGTATCATCTTTCGGATAAAAGTAGAGGATGACCGTTTTCCCGGCATAGTTTTTCAAGGAGTGCTTCTCTCCATCACTTCCCTGTAGAGTAAAAGCAGGTGCTTTCTTTCCGACTTCAATAGCCATGTGTATTCTCCACCGATATTCTGAACGTTAAATTAAGACACCCTAAGACTATAAAGATTAA is a window of bacterium DNA encoding:
- a CDS encoding peroxiredoxin, with the translated sequence MAIEVGKKAPAFTLQGSDGEKHSLKNYAGKTVILYFYPKDDTPGCTKEACNFKKLKSQFSRKNAVILGVSRDSLESHDAFIEKFKLPFVLLSDPNGATMEKYGAWGEKNMYGKKTVGTIRSTTIIGPDGKVEKHWKRVPKAESHPEQVLKWFKGE